From Arachis stenosperma cultivar V10309 chromosome 2, arast.V10309.gnm1.PFL2, whole genome shotgun sequence, one genomic window encodes:
- the LOC130963430 gene encoding uncharacterized protein LOC130963430 — translation MYFVSVHHTSSLHSSTALPVFPSSSLRLFSSVRHRQQLFSSASRRSLSVVRRTSPSSSLHSDSRLYLSASVPRPPILAAGVSLLQLSFRKDKKVQILKSLGVELFISMDPAVFCYQVTRH, via the exons CCACACTTCAAGTCTTCACTCTTCAACGGCTCTTCCGGTCTTTCCCTCTTCGAGTCTTCGCCTCTTCTCCTCTGTACGCCATCGTCAACAGctcttctcctctgcctctcGCCGGAGCTTATCGGTGGTTCGTCGGACCTCTCCCTCTTCGAGTCTTCACTCTGATTCGCGCCTCTATCTCTCTGCCTCCGTTCCTCGACCTCCCATTCTTGCCGCCGGAGTATCTCTTCTTCAATTGAG TTTCAGGAAAGATAAAAAGGTTCAGATTTTAAAATCTCTCGGTGTTGAGCTCTTCATTTCAATGGACCCTGCT GTGTTTTGCTACCAAGTCACCAGACACTAA